From the genome of Varibaculum prostatecancerukia, one region includes:
- a CDS encoding C40 family peptidase, which produces MTQKLKARHRAPSRPSTPVSQFAQSVFSSENGKRLSALAGSGVALTVVAAAAVPASADATAAKRIATSVNSAQLAKGTVEKLTVNEPVTSESDKVAQAATSVQVNTPAPAAQPASSQSSSFAGRDLGPADGTVVGIAMQYQGVPYVWGGSTPSGFDCSGFVKYVYGQVGKSLPRTDSAIAAAGTKLPLSQAQPGDVLWHPGHVAIYIGGGKLIHAPKPGDVVKVAPIYSSGFQVIRF; this is translated from the coding sequence GTGACTCAGAAGCTGAAAGCGCGTCACCGCGCTCCGAGCCGTCCCTCCACTCCGGTTTCCCAGTTTGCCCAGTCTGTATTTTCTTCCGAAAATGGCAAGCGCCTATCTGCGCTGGCCGGCTCGGGGGTTGCGCTAACCGTAGTAGCGGCAGCAGCCGTTCCCGCTAGCGCCGACGCCACCGCCGCCAAGCGCATCGCCACCTCGGTTAACTCCGCGCAGCTGGCGAAAGGCACTGTTGAAAAGCTGACTGTTAATGAGCCTGTTACCTCTGAGTCAGATAAAGTCGCCCAGGCTGCCACCTCTGTTCAGGTAAATACTCCTGCTCCGGCAGCTCAGCCCGCCTCCTCACAATCCTCTTCCTTCGCGGGGCGCGATTTAGGTCCTGCCGATGGCACCGTGGTGGGGATTGCTATGCAGTATCAGGGCGTTCCTTATGTATGGGGCGGTTCCACTCCCAGCGGCTTCGACTGCTCCGGATTTGTTAAATACGTGTATGGGCAAGTTGGAAAGTCGCTTCCTCGCACCGATTCGGCTATTGCTGCTGCGGGAACCAAGTTGCCGCTTAGCCAAGCTCAGCCTGGTGACGTTCTGTGGCATCCCGGTCACGTGGCTATTTATATTGGCGGAGGGAAACTGATTCACGCCCCCAAACCTGGTGACGTTGTAAAGGTAGCCCCGATTTACTCTTCGGGTTTCCAGGTAATCCGTTTCTAA
- a CDS encoding metal-dependent transcriptional regulator translates to MSDLIDTTEMYLKTVYEMLEDGVPPLRARIVERLDHSGPTVSQTVARMERDDLLFVADNRRIEFTDQGVALAREVVRKHRLAERLLLDLIGLDWVMVHDEACRWEHVMSSAVEMRLLDMLHHPSTDPYGNPIPDADSDLVGPGTSAAQIVEQYGGIVATKVVRIGEPLQAEPRMLAFFDEAGILPGHEVNLQPQNDQVSVIGVDTGKTVLLYTSLGQHLFVEGVSQGD, encoded by the coding sequence ATGAGCGATCTGATTGATACCACCGAGATGTATCTGAAAACTGTCTACGAGATGCTCGAGGATGGGGTGCCGCCGCTGCGGGCACGGATTGTGGAGCGCCTGGATCATTCCGGCCCCACCGTTTCTCAAACTGTGGCGCGCATGGAGCGCGATGATTTGCTCTTTGTGGCTGATAATCGCCGGATTGAGTTTACTGACCAGGGCGTTGCCCTCGCGCGGGAAGTGGTGCGCAAACATCGCCTGGCCGAGAGGTTACTGCTGGATTTGATCGGTTTGGATTGGGTAATGGTGCACGATGAGGCCTGCCGCTGGGAGCACGTGATGTCTTCCGCGGTAGAGATGCGCCTGCTCGATATGCTGCATCATCCTTCTACTGACCCTTATGGCAACCCGATTCCTGATGCTGATAGCGATTTGGTGGGGCCGGGAACCTCTGCAGCGCAGATTGTGGAGCAGTATGGCGGTATTGTGGCCACCAAAGTGGTGCGGATTGGCGAGCCTCTGCAGGCGGAGCCCCGAATGCTGGCTTTCTTTGATGAGGCCGGTATTTTGCCTGGTCACGAGGTGAATCTGCAGCCTCAGAACGATCAGGTGTCGGTTATCGGGGTTGACACAGGAAAAACTGTGTTACTTTACACTTCTTTAGGGCAGCACCTGTTTGTCGAAGGGGTCTCCCAGGGGGATTAG
- the serC gene encoding phosphoserine transaminase, which produces MENFVSIPENLLPKNRKFGSGPSSIRKTALAKVAASDLPGTSHRQAPVKDLVGSLREGLKELFALPDGYEVVLGNGGATTFWAAAASSLIRESSAHAVFGSFGAKFAETVSGAPHLKDPAIELGGVSARAQGRETESEIALLRGGQEGIDAYCYPAHETSTGALSPVKRIEGGLNLVDATSVAGGVQVDISQTDVYYFSGQKCFAAEGGLWVALASPAAQERAKDIKANPGAGRWIPPVLDFSVALKNSVKNQTLNTPAIATLILWEDQVRWMLAEGGLEAMEKRTRASSAVLYEWARSHPDASPYVSAPEEQSPVVVTIDFHDIDANQVIAQLRANGIVDIDPYRALGRNQIRVACFPNVEVADTQALTACLDYVIDRL; this is translated from the coding sequence ATGGAAAACTTTGTCAGCATTCCCGAAAATTTATTGCCCAAAAATAGGAAATTCGGATCCGGACCTAGCTCAATAAGAAAAACTGCCCTTGCGAAAGTTGCCGCCAGCGACCTGCCCGGCACCTCGCACCGGCAAGCCCCAGTTAAAGACCTGGTGGGTTCGCTGCGCGAAGGGTTAAAAGAATTATTTGCCCTCCCGGACGGATACGAGGTAGTGCTGGGAAACGGCGGCGCCACCACTTTTTGGGCGGCGGCGGCGTCCTCTTTAATTAGGGAAAGTTCCGCGCACGCCGTTTTCGGCTCCTTTGGCGCTAAGTTTGCGGAAACCGTCAGCGGGGCTCCGCACCTTAAAGACCCGGCAATAGAGCTCGGGGGCGTATCGGCGAGGGCGCAGGGCCGGGAAACCGAAAGCGAAATCGCGCTTTTGCGGGGCGGGCAAGAGGGAATCGACGCCTATTGCTATCCCGCACATGAGACTTCTACTGGCGCCCTCAGCCCGGTAAAGCGCATTGAGGGAGGATTAAACCTGGTAGACGCCACTTCGGTCGCAGGCGGGGTGCAGGTCGATATTTCACAGACCGACGTTTATTACTTCTCGGGGCAAAAATGTTTCGCCGCCGAGGGCGGGCTGTGGGTGGCGCTGGCCTCCCCTGCCGCTCAGGAACGGGCGAAAGACATCAAAGCAAACCCGGGTGCAGGACGTTGGATTCCTCCGGTACTGGATTTTTCGGTGGCGCTGAAAAACTCGGTTAAAAACCAGACTTTAAATACCCCGGCGATTGCCACCCTGATTTTATGGGAAGACCAGGTGCGGTGGATGCTGGCGGAGGGCGGCCTGGAGGCGATGGAAAAACGCACCCGGGCGTCCTCGGCGGTGCTATATGAGTGGGCGCGTTCCCACCCGGACGCCTCCCCCTATGTGTCTGCCCCGGAAGAGCAGTCCCCGGTGGTGGTGACGATTGATTTCCACGATATTGATGCCAACCAGGTGATTGCGCAGCTGCGCGCTAATGGGATCGTAGATATCGATCCTTACCGGGCTTTGGGACGCAACCAGATCCGGGTGGCGTGCTTCCCCAATGTGGAAGTGGCCGATACCCAGGCGTTAACTGCCTGCCTAGACTACGTAATCGACCGCCTGTAG
- a CDS encoding NCS2 family permease, producing MSSQDTATKSNSFLDRFFKISERGSTVGREVRGGLVTFFAMAYILVVNAAILGNAAPKGISQSSIAAGTALVACVMTLLMGLVANFPLALASGMGLNAVVAFTLANPEALGLSYQEAMGLIFWEGVAITILVLTGFREAVFKAVPAQLKTAISVGIGLFIAFVGLINAGIIRPGGTPVQLGVNGSLVGWPALVFCVGLAVIVVLYIRKVQGAILIGIVGATVLAFIVQAFAHLGSRAADEKAVSAWASNVPQLKGSPVSLPDFSTIGAVDFFGAFTNPHTTAVGVVLLIFSLMLADFFDTMGTMVAVGAGAHLLDENGNPPKTREILLIDSLSAMAGGLGGVSSNTSFVESTSGVGEGARTGLASVVTGLLFGVSMFIAPVVDLVPAEAASTALVFVGFLMMVNVRDIEWTRADVAIPAFMTIMMMPFAYSITVGIGFGFITYVIVKIASGRISRIHPLMWIVSILFVIYFCLGPIQSLLS from the coding sequence TTGTCTTCTCAAGATACGGCGACAAAGTCGAATAGTTTCCTAGATCGTTTCTTTAAAATTTCTGAAAGGGGCTCCACCGTTGGGCGGGAAGTCCGCGGTGGCCTGGTCACTTTCTTCGCGATGGCCTATATTTTGGTGGTTAACGCCGCGATTTTGGGGAACGCCGCCCCCAAAGGTATTAGCCAATCTTCTATCGCTGCCGGCACTGCCCTGGTGGCCTGCGTGATGACCCTGCTTATGGGGCTAGTGGCGAACTTCCCGTTGGCTTTGGCCTCCGGTATGGGACTAAACGCCGTGGTGGCTTTTACTTTGGCGAACCCCGAGGCTTTGGGGCTCAGCTACCAGGAAGCGATGGGGCTGATCTTTTGGGAGGGCGTGGCCATCACCATCCTGGTGCTGACCGGCTTTAGGGAGGCCGTGTTTAAAGCGGTTCCTGCCCAACTAAAAACCGCTATCAGCGTGGGTATTGGTCTGTTTATTGCGTTCGTAGGTCTGATAAATGCCGGGATTATTCGTCCTGGAGGCACTCCGGTACAGCTGGGTGTGAACGGCTCCCTGGTGGGATGGCCAGCGCTAGTGTTCTGTGTCGGTCTAGCCGTGATTGTGGTGCTTTATATCCGCAAAGTGCAAGGCGCGATTCTCATCGGGATTGTGGGCGCTACGGTTTTGGCTTTCATCGTGCAGGCTTTTGCCCATTTGGGTTCGCGCGCAGCCGATGAAAAGGCGGTATCTGCCTGGGCTTCTAACGTGCCGCAGCTTAAAGGTTCCCCGGTTTCCCTGCCCGATTTTTCCACTATCGGTGCAGTTGATTTCTTCGGCGCTTTCACCAACCCCCACACCACCGCGGTAGGGGTAGTGCTGCTGATCTTCTCGCTGATGCTCGCAGACTTCTTTGACACTATGGGAACTATGGTGGCGGTAGGCGCAGGCGCGCACCTGCTCGACGAGAACGGCAATCCGCCTAAGACTCGCGAAATTCTGCTGATTGACTCGCTTTCGGCAATGGCCGGTGGCCTGGGCGGCGTTTCCTCTAACACTTCTTTCGTGGAATCGACCTCCGGGGTTGGCGAGGGCGCGCGCACTGGTTTGGCTTCGGTAGTTACCGGCCTGCTGTTCGGGGTTTCCATGTTTATCGCCCCGGTAGTGGATCTGGTTCCCGCCGAGGCGGCCTCCACCGCCCTGGTGTTCGTAGGCTTCCTCATGATGGTGAATGTTCGCGATATCGAGTGGACGCGCGCCGACGTGGCTATTCCCGCCTTCATGACCATCATGATGATGCCGTTCGCCTACTCGATTACCGTCGGTATCGGGTTCGGTTTCATCACCTATGTGATCGTCAAGATCGCTTCCGGACGGATTTCGCGGATCCACCCCCTGATGTGGATAGTTTCGATCCTGTTCGTAATCTACTTCTGCCTCGGGCCGATCCAATCCCTGCTGTCGTAA
- a CDS encoding DUF3027 domain-containing protein, with product MSETTRRKTGKADSVLASAVDIAREGLAPIAKPEEIGEHLSATNEGERLVTHCFECLKPGYRGWRWVAVLARVPRGRKATVCEVDLLPGEDALLARPWVPWAERLRPQDIKREDVLPYVPDDERLDQSYADTNPEDLDRRTLEELGLGRPRVLSACGRAQAAKRWYNSEQGPGRRGMTRKKLPENTCSTCGFLLKVAGSMRTMFGVCTNEWSVDDGRVVSMDHTCGSHSETDVKVDTSPWQPTPARLDELDVEQVDI from the coding sequence ATGAGTGAAACTACCCGGCGTAAAACCGGAAAAGCGGATAGTGTACTAGCCAGCGCGGTCGATATTGCTCGCGAAGGGCTTGCGCCTATTGCGAAACCGGAAGAGATTGGCGAACATTTGAGCGCCACTAACGAGGGTGAACGCCTGGTCACCCACTGTTTTGAATGTTTAAAGCCGGGTTACCGCGGCTGGCGTTGGGTGGCGGTTTTAGCGCGGGTGCCACGGGGACGCAAAGCCACCGTCTGTGAAGTCGATTTACTTCCGGGAGAGGACGCGTTGTTGGCGCGTCCCTGGGTGCCTTGGGCAGAGCGGCTGCGTCCTCAAGACATAAAACGCGAGGACGTGCTACCTTACGTTCCCGATGACGAGCGCCTCGATCAGTCCTATGCGGACACCAATCCCGAAGATCTTGATCGGCGCACCCTAGAGGAACTGGGACTGGGGCGCCCCCGGGTACTGTCGGCTTGCGGTCGTGCCCAGGCCGCTAAACGCTGGTATAACTCCGAACAAGGTCCTGGGCGGCGGGGAATGACCCGCAAGAAGCTTCCAGAAAATACCTGTTCAACCTGTGGCTTCTTACTGAAGGTAGCAGGCAGTATGCGCACCATGTTCGGGGTGTGCACCAATGAATGGTCAGTGGACGATGGCCGGGTGGTTTCTATGGATCACACCTGTGGCTCGCATTCGGAAACTGACGTCAAAGTGGATACCTCCCCTTGGCAGCCCACGCCCGCGCGCCTGGATGAACTCGACGTAGAACAGGTGGATATCTAG
- a CDS encoding cold-shock protein codes for MPSGKVKWFDADKGFGFITAEDGSQVFLHASVLPADTKPPAPGTRVEFSVADSRRGPQALSVKILQRAPSVAKNLRRKPKAMVPVVEDLIKLLDASSGHLRHGRYPENGAKIAQLLRAVADDFDA; via the coding sequence GTGCCAAGCGGAAAAGTTAAGTGGTTTGATGCCGACAAAGGGTTCGGGTTTATCACCGCAGAGGACGGCTCGCAGGTGTTCTTACACGCCAGCGTATTGCCTGCTGACACTAAACCTCCTGCACCGGGAACTCGGGTAGAGTTTTCCGTTGCCGACTCGCGACGCGGTCCCCAAGCCCTATCGGTGAAGATCTTGCAGCGCGCGCCCTCAGTAGCAAAAAATTTGCGGCGTAAACCCAAGGCCATGGTGCCGGTAGTCGAAGACCTGATTAAGTTATTGGACGCCTCCTCCGGGCATTTGCGGCATGGACGCTACCCGGAAAATGGTGCGAAGATCGCGCAGCTGCTGCGGGCAGTTGCCGATGATTTCGATGCCTAG